The following DNA comes from Bradyrhizobium manausense.
GCAATCCGGAAATGCTGTAGTCTGACCGACCGACACGCACCTTCCGGGGATTCGACGCCGATGCCAAACAACGCCCACGCCAAAGGCTCATGGCCTCTGTTCAACTCGCTTGCGTCCTATTCCCTGCCCGGCGATCTCATGGCGGGGCTGACGCTCGCGGCCATCGCGATCCCCGAGCAGATGGCGACCGCACGGCTCGGCGGCTTCGCGCCGCAGATCGGCTTCTTCGCCTTCATGGCGGGCTCGCTCGGCTTTGCGCTGCTCGGCGGCAACCGCTTCCTGTCCTGCGGCGCCGATTCCACGATCACGCCAATTTTTGCCGGCGGGCTTGCGGCGCTCGCCACTGCCGGCTCGCCCGAATATCAGGGGCTCGCGATCGCGCTGGCCTTGATGGTCGGCGCGATGATGCTGGCCGGCGGCGCGTTTCGGCTCGGCGGCATCGCCAATCTGTTGTCGATGCCGGTGATGGTCGGCTTCCTCGCCGGCATCTCCGTCCACATCATCGTGTCGCAATTGCCGGGCGTGCTTGGACTGGAATCGCCTGGTGGCCCGACGCTCGATCGCATCGGCGTGCTCGCGACCGAGATCGGCCGCACCAATCCCATCACATTCTGCATCGGCTTCGGCGTGCTGGCAGTGGTCTTCATCTCCGAGAAGATCAGCGCCAAAATTCCGGGCGCGCTGATCGGGCTCGTCGGCGCGACGCTGGCGACGATCGCGCTTGGTCTCGAGAGCAGGGGCGTCAACGTCGTCGGCACGGTGCCGGGCACGCTGCCGCGGCCGACCTTCCCTGATCTTGCGCCGGAGCTCTGGATACGGCTGGTGCCGCTCGCTTTCGTGGTGACCGTGGTGGTCATGGTACAGACCGCGGCCACCACGCGGTCCTTCCCGTCCGATCCCGACAAGCCCGCCGATGTCGACCGCGACTTCCTCGGCGCCGGCGCCGGCAGCGTGCTGTCAGGCCTGTTCGGCGCATTTCCGGTCAATGCCAGCCCGCCGCGCACGGGCATCGTCGCCGAGACCGGCGGACAATCGCAGCTCGCAGGCCTCGCGGCGGCCGTCATCGTGCTGTTGTTGCTCGCGTTCGGGACGGGATTGCTGCGCCACGTCCCGGATGCAGCCCTTGGCGGCATCCTGCTGTTCGTGGCGCTGCGGATCATCCGCATCAAGCAGATCGTCACGATCTATCGCCAATCCTTCAGCGAATTCCTCCTGATCGTCGCCACCGCGGCGCTGATCATCGTGCTGCCGATCCAGCAGGGCGCATTCCTCGGCATCGTCCTGTCGCTGCTGCACGGCATCTGGAGCACGACCCGCGCGCGGCTGGTCGAGTTCGAGCGCGTGCCTGGCACCACGATCTGGTGGCCGGCGCACCCGCACCTCACCGGCGAGCGCGTCAATGGCGTCGCCGTGATCGGGCTCCAGGCACCGCTGTCTTTCCTCAACGCGCCGGGCTTTCGCAACGATGTAAGCAAGGTGATCACGACAGACGCGCCGCAACTGCTGGTGCTGGAGGCGAGCGGCATGGTCGAGATCGACTTCACCGCCGCGCAGATCCTGCTCGACGTCTTCAAGGTGTGCAACGCGCAAGGCGTCACGGTCGCTTTGGCGCGGCTGGAATCTGTGCGCGCGCAGGACGCCTTCGAGCGCTTCAAATTGTTCGATGTCCTGCCGAAGGAGCACGTCTTCCACAGCGTGGACGAGGCCGTGCACAGACTGGCGAAGTAGAGCGTTCGACCGATCGTCGAATGATCTATCCCGCGGGTTCCAGTGTGCTAGCCTGCACGGCTTGAGATGCTCGGCCTTATCCTGGAAGTGACATGAAGCGACGAGGGTTCATCACGCTGCTTGGGGGCGCGACGGTTGCATGCACAGTCGCAGCGCGCGGGCAATCGACAAAACGGCCGACCATTGGTTTCCTGGGAACGGTTGCACAATCATCTTGGACCCGGTCCATCGCCTCGTTCGAAGCGAGGCTGCGCGAACATGGTTGGATTGAAGGTCGCAATGTTGCTGCCATCGATTATCGCTGGGCAGACGGGCGAAACGATAGGATCGCCGAAATTGCCGCGGAGTTCGTCCGTCAGAAGGTTGATATCATTGTGACCGGAGGAAACGCGGTCCTCGCGCTCAAGAAGCTGACGTCCACCATTCCGATCGTGTTCGCCGTGGCCGTGGATCCGGTTGGCAGCGGCTTCGTCGACAATTTGTCCAGACCTGGAGCCAACGTGACCGGCTTGTCAATCCAGGGGCCCGATCTTGCAGGCAAACGAACCGAGCTTTTGCGGGAAGTAGTCCCCGGTCTCCAAGGGCTGGCTGTGATGGCCAACGTTGCCTATCCGGCCGCGAAGCAAGAGTTGGCCGAGGTTCAGGCCGCAGCGCGCGCCCTTGGCGTCAAGGTGGTCGCACTGGAAATCCGCGGCGAGCAGGATATCACGCCTGCGTTCGAAGGACTGAAGGGACGAGCCGAAGCGGTCTACATCGCGAGCGAAGCGCTGGTTGACGCCAGACAAGTTACGATCAACGAGCTGGCTTTGAACGCGCGGCTGCCGACCATCTGGGGTGTCAGTGGTGGTGTCCGAAGTGGCGGGCTCATGTCGTACGGACCGAGCCTTCCGGCCCTGTTCCGCCGGGCGGCCGACTACGTCGATCAGATATTACGCGGGGCCAAGCCGGCCAATCTACCAGTTGAACAGCCGACCAAATTCGAGCTCGTAATCAACTTGAAGACCGCGAAAGCATT
Coding sequences within:
- a CDS encoding SulP family inorganic anion transporter; this translates as MPNNAHAKGSWPLFNSLASYSLPGDLMAGLTLAAIAIPEQMATARLGGFAPQIGFFAFMAGSLGFALLGGNRFLSCGADSTITPIFAGGLAALATAGSPEYQGLAIALALMVGAMMLAGGAFRLGGIANLLSMPVMVGFLAGISVHIIVSQLPGVLGLESPGGPTLDRIGVLATEIGRTNPITFCIGFGVLAVVFISEKISAKIPGALIGLVGATLATIALGLESRGVNVVGTVPGTLPRPTFPDLAPELWIRLVPLAFVVTVVVMVQTAATTRSFPSDPDKPADVDRDFLGAGAGSVLSGLFGAFPVNASPPRTGIVAETGGQSQLAGLAAAVIVLLLLAFGTGLLRHVPDAALGGILLFVALRIIRIKQIVTIYRQSFSEFLLIVATAALIIVLPIQQGAFLGIVLSLLHGIWSTTRARLVEFERVPGTTIWWPAHPHLTGERVNGVAVIGLQAPLSFLNAPGFRNDVSKVITTDAPQLLVLEASGMVEIDFTAAQILLDVFKVCNAQGVTVALARLESVRAQDAFERFKLFDVLPKEHVFHSVDEAVHRLAK
- a CDS encoding ABC transporter substrate-binding protein; this translates as MKRRGFITLLGGATVACTVAARGQSTKRPTIGFLGTVAQSSWTRSIASFEARLREHGWIEGRNVAAIDYRWADGRNDRIAEIAAEFVRQKVDIIVTGGNAVLALKKLTSTIPIVFAVAVDPVGSGFVDNLSRPGANVTGLSIQGPDLAGKRTELLREVVPGLQGLAVMANVAYPAAKQELAEVQAAARALGVKVVALEIRGEQDITPAFEGLKGRAEAVYIASEALVDARQVTINELALNARLPTIWGVSGGVRSGGLMSYGPSLPALFRRAADYVDQILRGAKPANLPVEQPTKFELVINLKTAKALGLNVSPALLARTDEVIE